The DNA region AACTCAAGCCCGCTTTATCAGCCTGATGGCAAGCGGCCTGCAATAAATGCGAGCGGCCGCTGCCTTTGTCGCCATAATAATAAATATAGCGCTCACCGCCACTCAGTTGCCGCTGCAGACTGTCTACTAACACGCCATTATCTGCCACGTAAAAATTTTCAAAAGTAGCATCATCGCGCAACTGTAACGCCAACGGCAATTGTTGTGACAACACACTCATAACAACATCAACCTGTCACAAAACGCGGACCTAGTCATCAGGACTTTTCTTCCGCCGTATACAAATCACTTTCTTTATACGTTCTATGCAACTGACGTAACAACACCATAATGACCGCCGCTACCGGCAGTGCAAGTAAGATGCCGGTAAAGCCGGCCAATTGACCGCCAGCCATAATGGCGAAAATAACTGCCACTGGATGTAAGCCAATACGATCACCAACAAGTAACGGCGTTAGCAACATGCCCTCTAACATCTGGCCAACAGCAAACACTCCTGCCACTTGTAACAAGGCAATAAACTCGTGAAACTGAAACCAACAGGCGATGCTGGCAGCAGTGATGCCAACAATAAAACCCATATAAGGTACGATACTGGCCAAGCCGGCAATCAGCCCCAATAGCAGAGCCAAGTCCAGACCAACCATGGACAACCCCACGCTGTAAATAATTGCTAATGCAAACATCACTAATAACTGGCCACGAATAAATGCGCCGATAATTTCATCACACTCAGCCGCTAATTTGCTTACCATCGACTCAGTATTGCGCGGTAGCAAATCGTGAATACGTGCCATCACCACATCCCAGTCGCGTAGAAGATAAAAGGTGACCACCGGTATTAACACCAGATTAGCCATCCAGGTAAGCATGGCGACACTGGAACCCGCTATTTTCGACCAAAAGGCTTTTAATAAATTACCCGCCGTGCCCCAGTGACCGCTGATGGCCGCTTTTAATTCTGCGGCAGAAATTGGCTCAACACCAACGCCAAACTGCTGTTGCGCCCAAGGCAACACTGTCTGCTGAAACTGATGTAACCACTGGGGTAATTTAGTGGCTAGCATATCCAGCTGCTTACCAACCAACGGCACCGTCAGCAGTAACATTAAAGCCACTACCAAAGTTAAACCGACAAAAACGATCGATACCGCCAAGGTGCGACCAATACCCCGCGCTTCTAATCTATCCGCTAACGGGTCGCCCAGATACGCCAATAATGCACCCACTAAAAATGGGCTGAGTATCGGCTGCAATAAATAAATTAAAAATATGGCCAGCGCCGCTATGGCAAAACCCCACCACCGTTGTGAATCCGTCATTGGCTAAATCCTTGTTGGTTAGTTATTGGCTTACAGTTTTTACGGTACTCGCGGGCCAGTGATAATCTAAATCAAGAACATAATCGCCCTGATAATTAGAACCTAACGATTGCTGTAAGCGACCATCAAGCACAAAGGCTTGCTGCAACTGACTTAATAAGCCATCAGCCACAATCCGCACGATAATTTCATCACCTTCAACGGCTACCACATTAGCATGCCGAATCGCTGCCACTGATTCCAGATACTGAATGGCGCGGGCATAAGCAGTAAAGTCACTGACGCCAGTCATGCGCAATAACAAACCGTTATCAGAAATTCTGACCGGTGCTACCGCATACTGATCCCCTAATAACTCTGCCACCTGATCCAGGGCTGCACCGATAAAATCATTGATATTATCGGCATCCCCATCAAAAGATACCTGCTGCTGGTCATAGCGAAAATACCAACTGCCTAACAGCTCACCACTGGTGAGCCGGCTCACCCTGCCGAATAACACAGTATCGGTACCATAGCGCTCCGCTGCTGACTGCGCTCGCCAATTGGTTAACTGCCACAATTCATCGGTAGATACAGCGACCATATCCTCAAGATCCAACGTAGGTAATTTAATCGCCAAACCTCTACGCCGCGCATTAGCGGTAATCGCCGCCACAGTCGGAGCATCGCGATCAACGCCCACTGAGCGACGTCCCTGACTGTCATCCATCACCAGCCACAGCAACACCGTCGGTCGGTTACTGGACCACAGTGGCAGACCCGCTTGCCGTAACTCGGCATCCACCAGCTGCTGTTCAAATTCGATCACTGCATACAATTGCTCACCGCCATCCACTAATGGACTGGCGCGTTGCTCGTAACGAAATTGACGAGTAAAACTGCTAGCCCGACGAATAGCTGCAACGATTTGTGGCTGCTCTAATGTATTGGTATGCCCTGATACGCGAATAAAGACTGTTTTTAACCCGGCCACCGTGGCCTTGCTTAGCGCCTTACTGGATTGAGAATCAACCGGTACTGCCACATCATAAAGGCCGGCAACGGGTTCAGCGTGGATAGAAGCTGTTAGGCATAGACATAGTGTCGCCACTATCATGGGTATAAAGGAGAAAAAATGACGGCTAGAAAACAAGCGGAGCGTTCCTGAGTCTGTAGCAATGAATGCGTTATTGTAACTATTCGCGCCATTGTAACAATGTCACCGCCGCTGCACAGTAGCAATCGGCCGAGATGAGAATTTATAGTCGAATTCCATCTTTATTCAAGCTAAAATGGCGCGCCTTTTTGGGCCATAGACCAGACCTTTCATCCACCCAGCCACAACCAACAGTAGAGCCGATTAATTTATGAGCGATCAGAGCAGCAAACCGTCCACTACATCCCTCAGCTACAAGGACGCTGGCGTTGATATTGAAGCCGGTAACGCACTGGTTGAACGCATCAAAGATGTGGCCAAACGTACCCGTCGCCCCGAAGTCATGGCTGGTCTCGGCGGCTTTGGCGCGCTGTGTGAATTACCCAGCGGCTATAAACAGCCGGTATTAGTCTCCGGCACTGATGGTGTCGGTACCAAATTACGGCTGGCAATGGACCTGGGTATTCACGACACGATTGGTATTGACCTGGTTGCAATGTGCGTTAACGACTTAATTGTTGCCGGTGCCGAGCCCTTATTCTTTCTCGACTATTACGCCACGGGTAAACTCAATGTCGACACTGCTGCCGCAGTAGTTACCGGCATTGGTGCTGGCTGTGAATTATCAGGCTGCTCGCTGGTTGGCGGTGAAACGGCAGAAATGCCCGGTATGTACGAAGGTGAAGACTACGACCTCGCTGGTTTTTGTGTCGGCGTCGTCGAAAAATCAGAGATTATAGATGGCAGCAAAGTTGCGAGTGGTGACACCCTGATTGGTATCGCCTCCTCGGGGCCACACTCCAATGGCTATTCTTTAATTCGTAAAATTATTGAAGTCAGCAATGCCGACCTCAATCAGGATCTGGGTGGCCAAACCCTGGCCCAAGCCCTGATGGCACCGACCCGTATTTATGTTAAACCCATCCTGCAATTACTGAAAGACACAGCCGTCAACGCGCTATGCCACATCACTGGCGGTGGCTTGCAGGAAAATATTCCGCGGGTCTTACCCGAAAACTGCAAAGCGGTTATCGATACGCAAAGCTGGCAACAGCCTGCAGTGTTTAAATGGCTGCAGCAAAACGGCAATGTCGACCCAATAGAAATGTACCGCACCTTCAACTGCGGCGTAGGCCTGATTATCGCGGTACCCAACGCCACTACCGAGCAAACGTTAGCCATGTTAAAGACGCTTGGAGAAGAGGCCTGGGTCATTGGTCATATTGCCGATGCCAGCGCCGATGAAGCACAGGTTGAGTTACAAGGGCTGTAACCATGGCTAACTCTAGCTCTGGGACCAGCGTAAAATGCCGTCTGGTCATTCTTATTTCAGGCAGCGGCTCCAACTTACAATCCTTTATTGATGCGGCTATATCAGGGGATTTAAATGCGGACATTGCCGCTGTGGTCTGCAATCGCCCCGGCGCTTATGGGCTGGAACGCGCCGCCAATGCTGGCATCGCCACCGAACTGATCGATCACACCCTTTACGACAGCCGCGATAGCTTTGATGCCGAACTAGTGCAACGCATCGATCGTTTCACCCCGGACCTGATTATCCTCGCTGGCTTTATGCGCATCCTTACGCCGTCATTTGTGCAACATTATCACGGTCGCTTATTGAACATTCACCCGTCTTTGTTGCCCAAGTATCCAGGTCTGCATACACATCAGCGCGCACTGGATGCCGGCGACGATAAAGCGGGAGCTACGGTTCATTTTGTTACTGAACAACTGGATGGCGGCCCAGCTATTATTCAAGCCAGTATCGATATCAGTGAGCAAGATACTGCTGATGACATTGCCAAACGGGTATTGGTACAAGAGCACCAAATTTACCCGCTAGCGGCGCAGTGGTTTGCTGAAGGTCGCTTAACTCTCAGGGACAACAGGGCATTACTCGACAATGAAGAGCTATCTACCGGCGGCTTTCAATATACTAAGCCGTAAACTCCAACTTACCGCCCTACTGCTGGCAACTTCTGCGTTGACCAATCAAGCTTGCGCTGAATATGAGTTAAGTCCTTATAAAGCCAGCTATAACGCAAAAATCAGTGGCATTAACGCAGAGCTACAACAAACACTAACGCCAGCGAACAAACAGCAATGGCGAATGCATAGCGAAGTGTCTGCGCTTTTTATTACTATCGATGAAGAGGCACTATTCAGCCTCAAGAACGATACTGTTACTCCTCATACTTATCAATATACCAATCCACTAAACAGCAAGCGCAACAGCAATCTGGTTTTTAATCCCAGCGGTAAAAACGTTAACAACACCCTTATTTCAAGGCCACCTTTTGCTATACCTGCTAGCGCACAGGATAAACTGAGCTTTCAAACCCAGCTACGCCTGGACCTCAGCAACGACCCAACATTCAAGCAAAAAGATTACGCGCTGGTAGAAGCCAAGCGAGTTAAAACCTACACACTAAAAGTGTTAGCTGAAGAAACCATTACCACTCCTGCGGGGACGTTTAAAGCAGTAAAACTGGAACAGCGACGGGATAACAATGAAGAATACTCACTTATTTGGCTTGCTGTTGAGCATGAGTATTTTGTGCTGCGGATAGAGCGTATCGAAGAGGGAGAGACCGAGTTTCTTATTGACTTAAAAGCGGCTGAAATTGCAGGGGAGAAAATATAACTGGCCCGGACTACTCACACAACTAACGCTAACACACTGGCTAACACACACCAAATCACAATATAGAGTAGTGACAGTCGCAACAACTTCAAGCCAGCAAAAGCCACACCGGCGATTACACAGTCCGTTATGGAAGTAATCCCCGCAGTAAAAACCGGATCGTAAAGTGCCGCCGCTAACATTCCGACAACCGCCGCGTTAACACCCGCAACTGCATTCAACGCTAATGGCTTTATCGCAATCATTTGCCACAACGGTAATACCGCAGCGACTAATAATAAGCCGGGTAAAAACATAAACAGCAAGGCCACCCGGCACCTAAGCCACTTGCATGTGCCGTGGGAATACTTGCACCGAGATAGCCGGCAAACGCAAACATTGGCCCAGGAATAACTTGTGCCGCACCATAACCAGCCAGAAAATTTTCAGCACTTACCCAACCTGAAACTACCACAGAGCTTTCCAGCAGCGGCAATACTACATGCCCCCCACCAAATACCATCGCGCCGGCCTGATAAAACGTCCGGGCGATAGCCACTAAGCCAAATTCTGCCGGAACAAAAGCTAATCCTAAACACAATAGAAATAACACCAATAACACCAAACCAAAACGACGACCATAAGGAAGCTGAATTATTGGCTGCATGCTGCTGACCGTCTGCCGGCAAAAAATCATGCCTGCAACTGCACCTGCAACTACTACTAGTAGCTGCGCCCACACACTAACTATTAACACCAGGACTGTTGTAGCCACTAACGCTAAACCTCGGCGATACCAATCCGGGCACAGCTTTTTAGCCATCACCCACACGGCATCAGCCACTACCGCACACGCCAACAACTTCAAGCCATGAATCGCCGCATCGGCATTACCCTCTGGTATTGACGGCAACAGCCATGCAAAAAACACCAACAACAACGCGGAAGGCAGCGTAAAAGCCACAAATGCAGCAATAGCTCCTAACCAACCTGCCCGTAACAAACCCAGTGCAAAACCCAACTGACTGCTAGCAGGCCCCGGCAAAAACTGACAAAGTGCTAACAACTGACTGAAGTGACTTTCGCTCACCCACCCTCGATGCTCGACTAACTCCTTATGGAAATAACCCAAATGGGCAACGGGGCCACCAAACGAGGTTAAACCTAATTTGAGAAAGGCCATGAAAACCTCGACAACACTGCCAGAACCGGCCGTTGATACTTCGGTTTTAATTGGAGTTTTGATTGGTGTTTCGGACATTAAAAAAGATTTCCTACACCGCGACACGAAAGAGGCCGAATAATAACGATTACATTATGACAATGTCACCGCAGCTAAATAAATAGTTAGCACTTCAATCGTGCTTGGGGGGCTCAGTCATCATAAAAAGCTAATTCGCAGGCAAGTCCTCGAGCAGGGCTCCCGTGGCCGGTTGAAAACGCACCAAAATAAAGGCCATCCAACACAACACCATTGCAGTAATTGCGGCTGCAAAATAAGGACTGTGGTAATGCAATTGCCCAAACATTACCCCGGACAATGCGGTAGTAATAGTACGCGCCAACATGCCCGCAGCAGAATAGACGCCTAACACCATCCCGCGCTCATGTTCCGCAGCACAGCGCGACACTAGCGCTTGTGCGCAGATCATTATTATCCCGGCACTCATCGATAACAACATCATCAATAGTGTCACCCACAAAGCACTGCCATAATTTCCCGCGATCGTGATACCGTAACATGTCGCCGCCATCGTCAGCGCAGCGACCATCATTAAATGCCGCTCGCTAAATCGCTTGGTCAATGGACCTATCAGTACCGCCGAGGTAATCACATAGCTCATACCGCTGGCTAATAACATTGGCAACATGCCATTAGGCCCCTCAATAATTGCAAACGCTTCAGCCCACAATGGAAATATCGATTCATAAAAACCACTGGCCAACTGATACAAGCTGCCACAACTGATCAGCACGACTAATAAATAACGGTGGCGAATAGCAGCAATTGACTGCAGCAACCCAGGCCTTTTTTGAGTGCTTACCTGCTGCCGCACATGCTTGGGTAAACTTTCTTTTACGAAAAAAATTAACGCAAAAAAAGCTGCCAACGATAAGCCCGCGGCAACTAACGCTGGCGCTACAAAGTTGGCGTCAGTAAAGGAATCACCACCCAACCAACTCCCAATTGCCGGACCAATAACAAAGCCAAGCCCCATCACCGCCCCTAATAATCCCATATATTTAGCGCGATCCTGATCACTAGTGCTATCAGTGACATAGGCCTGTGCCGCAGAAAAATTGCCCGCCATAACGCCACTAAAAACTCTGGAGAACGCCACCATAAAAATGGTTTCTGCATACGCCAAAATAACATAACCGATAACCGCACCTAATAAACTAATGGCCATAATAGGCTTGCGACCATAGCGATCGCTTAAACGCCCCAATACCGGAGTAGCGATAAACACTGCGCCGCTATAAAGCGCCAGACAGAGCGTAATCATTCCCGGCCCAGCCCCTAAATTAGCAGCATGGAAAGGAAATATAGGAATGATGATACCGAAACCAACGATATCCAGTAACACCACAAACAACACAATCCACACAATGAAGACTCCCTGTAATAATGTAATATTTTTTTAGTTATTGATATATTTAGATAACCACTAACTTTCCAATATGGCGTTAATAGCATTAGTATAAAGTGACCGATTACTAATTTTTTCAAGCATCGCCGTATCCGGGAAACAATCTAAATCTCCCTGACTTGAAAACTGTGGACTATGACCACCACAGCAAATATCAAAAGCTAATCGGTCGTCGCTGTACAAACCCCGATGAATCATCCCCGCAGAAAAAACCAGCAAATCGCCGCGCCGCAAACGTATTGTTTCTGCTGCTGGCAAATCATCGCTTACACTATAACCTGCCGCGCCCATACGAACACGGTACTCCTGCTCATTATCCCAGCGCCGATGAGTCCCAGGGATCAGCTGTATTCCGGTTTCATCGCGTAAAGGTAAGCGAAAATGCAATAAGATTTGCTCGGCTAACATCTGCTGCTGTTGCGCCATCGAAAAATCACCGTATTGAATATCCCGGTGCCAGTAATTTTTTTGCTGCGCGTTTGCTGGATTAAAAAATAACTGGGTATTGGCAAAAAACAGGGGGCCAGCAACAATATCTGCCAATATTCCCACCAACCTATCGTCGGCAATAAATTGAAATAAGGTCAAGCGCTCATCATCTGATAAAAAATTACGATGACTTAGCCCTGCGCTATTAACGGCTGTTTGTTGATAATGTTGCTGGTGGTGCTCAATCCATGCCTGATGCGCCCTGAGTATAATTGGCTCAATGGCATCCATCTCAGCATCAGCAAATAACGCAGGCACGATAACAAAACCCTGCCGCTGATAATTATTAATCAAATTAGCCACGCTATTTAACCGCCTCCCTGCCCCACACTCTTCGGTACTCGCTGCCATAATTGGCTCTACCTATCAGGTAACCTGATTATTCACAATGTACTCGTATCCCAGCCATCAAACCACCACCGCATATTACATTGTTTGAGATATTCGCCAACCTTCTTACCCGTATAACTTTATGTTCCGACATAAAAAAACCGCTAATAGAGTAGCGGTTTTTAATAAACGCGTTTGTTACCAAACGTTCAGCATTTTAACTACTTAAGCATCCAGACTTTGATAGTAATCCATCAGAATCTTGGCGCATTCAGGGCGCGAAAATTCAGGTGGCGGCGCAATACCGTTACCTAACATTTCACGCACCTTGGTACCTGACAATAAGATAAAGTCGTCTTTTTCATGATCAGGTGCATCTTTCATCATGATCACTTTATTCAACTTCTTGGAATAAGCGGTGTGATCGGCACGATAGATTTCAATTTCCAAAGCCCCTGCAGGTACTTTTTCATCAAAGATGGTCTGCGCGTCAAAACCACCGTAGTAATCGCCAACACCAGCGTGGTCACGGCCCACAATAAAGTGAGTACAGCCACAGTTTTGACGGAAGACTGCATGCAGTACCGCTTCGCGAGGACCGGCATATAACATATCAAAGCCGTAACCAGTGATCATCACGGTATTAGCGGGGAAATACACCTCAACCATTTTACGAATACAGGCATCACGCACGTCGGCTGGAATATCACCAGGCTTCAATTTGCCCAGCAACATGTGAATCAAAATACCGTCGCTGCCCAGATCTTCCTGCGCCATGCGGCACAGTTCTTCGTGAGCGCGGTGCATTGGGTTACGGGTCTGGAAAGCAACAGCTTTATTCCAACCACGTTCAGCCATTTCATTACGGATTTCAACTGCGGTGCGGAAGGTATCCGGGAAGTCAGTTTGGAAATAACTGAAATTCAATACCTGAATAGCACCAGACAACATGATATTGCCTTCGCCTTTAAAAGCTGCAACACCGGGGTGATCGCCATCCAGAGTACCGAAAATATTTTGCGCCATCATATCGATTTGATCTGCACTTACTGTTTCAATCGCATCGATATCCATAATCGCCAGCACAGGGTTGCCTTCAACGTTAGGGTCGCGCAGAGCGATACGCTTGGCATCGCCGATAGCACTGACATCACTAACCATGTTGACGATAGGCACCGGCCAGAATAGTCCGTCAGTGGTGTGAAGCGTATCAGCCACTGACAAAGAATCAGCCAGATTCATAAAACCGCTTAACGGTGTAAAGTATCCAGCACCCAACATAACGGCATTACCGGCAGCAGCTGAACTGATTAGCAATGATGGCAAAGTGGCGGCTTCTGCATTTAAAGCGTGGTGTTTTTCTGTGTCATAGACGAATAATGGTTTTAGTTCGTCGGCACCATGGGGTTTAATCATTTTTGCTTCCTTTTAGACAATCAAGCTTTTGCAATAGCAAAAGCCTTTTAATTCAGAGTTGTATAAAGCGTTACACAGCTGGAGTATTACGCTGACAATAAACCGCGCTCTTCTAGTAAAGCCATCAATACATTGACTTCTTCTTCCAAAGACATTTCATGGCTATTCAAAACCACTTCTGGTTTCAATGGCTCTTCATAAGGATCTGAAATACCGGTGAAGTTTGGAATCTCACCCGCCCGGGCTTTTTTGTACAAACCTTTTGGGTCACGCTCTTCAGCCACATCCAGCGGCACATCGACATGGACTTCAATAAATTGCATACCCGCGGCTTCGTGTAAGTCGCGTACCAAATCACGATCGGCGCGGTAGGGGCTAACAAAGCTGGACAAAGTAATCACGCCCACGTCGACAAATAATTTTGAAATCTCGCCAATACGTCGGATATTTTCAGTACGATCTTCGGCGCTAAAGCCCAGGTTCTTATTGATACCTAAACGAATATTGTCGCCATCTAAACGGTAAGTCAGTTTACCTTTGGCGGTAAGCGCCTGCTCTAACGCTACTGCCACGGTGCTTTTACCGCTGCCGGACAAACCGGTAAACCATAAAGTGGCGCCTTTTTGATTGAGTAACTTGTTACGGTCTTCGCGGGTGACATCACCCTCATGCCAATAGACATTGGTTGCTTTTTGTTCAGTCATGATAATTCCAGTAAGCTAGAAATAGTCGTGTTGAGCACAGCGCCCGTGTTAGCCAAATGTTGCTTCGTAACCATGGCCAGTGGCGCTGTGAATTCCAGAGCCTATACCTAGGATTGATGCCCAGAAGCAACAATCAGCCGCATAGACTTGCAGGATTGGCGCACATCATAATCCTTTTGTTAAAATTTTCATCACCCCAAAGGATGAAATTAATAAATCACCTTTATATCAAAGACTTAAATTCATGCAAGCGTTACACTAAGTACCACAATCCAGACACAAGGCCGGAATCAAACGTGCAAATACCCGCCACCATTAACCAGCTAATTCACAGTATTTATCATGGCGTGCTGGAAAAAGAGCCCTGGAGCGACTTTCTCAACCAAATCAATCAATTATTTAATGCCGACTTAGCCGTGCTGGTAGTTGCCCCCAAACGGCAGGCCGGCAACAACTATTTACTAAACCGTGTGGTCAACAACCAAGCCGACTCAAGCGGCACTGCCAACCATTGGATAGCACTAGACCCCTTCCAACATATTAGTGACGATCAGGCCACACTGCTGGATGAGCTGGACCATGCCAACGCCATTGAAGAATTACCGTTTTACCAAGCGCTGATCAAACCCACCGGCATGCGCTATATCATGGCAATAAATATTCCTGCGCAAAGCTCTGCCGACTTACTGTTAAAATTGCGCATTGCTCGTGACACCAGCAAACCCGACTTTAGTCAGGACGAAATCGATACGCTTAATAGCCTGGTCACCCATATCAAACTGGCGCTGGATTTTCTGGATCAACGCGCCATTAAACAAATTGAACGCAATGCCTTCGCCGACGCAATTAACCAATTTATGCTGGGAACGTTAATTCTGGATCGCAAAGGAAAAATTGTCGCGTCTAACCGTGTCGCCAGAGATGCCATCGAACATAACCCACAAATAAAAATCAGCGATGGCACGCTGGTGTTAACCGACAACAAAGCAAACGAGCAACTCTATCAAGCACTGGCCGATATCAGCAGCGGCCACCACAGCCAAAAACCGATACCTACCACCATCACTACCAATATGATTCAGGGGCAGGCCGGTGTTCAATCACTTGGGCTAATGGTACGACCGGTACGACCAGAAGATGCGCTGGCACACCCTGTACATGCTCATGCGGTGGTTTTTATCAGTGACGTACAGGGCACGCCGGAAGTCTCAACCGATACCCTGCAGCAGCTATTTGGCTTTACTAACAGCGAAGCCAGGGTGGCCGCCTACTTAGCCAATGGCCACACTATTCCGGAAACCGCCGAAGCGCTGTCAATTTCCATCAATACTGCTAAAACCCATTCCAGAAATATTTATGAGAAAACCGGCGTCAATAAACAAACCAAGTTTATTCAATTAATTTCAAATAGTGTGGCGAGAGTGTCTTGATTTTCGTACAAATGCTACAGATACAAAAAAGGCCTCAACTATGGAGGCCTTTTATTGAAAAATATCAGAACTTAACGCTTACGCTTAAAGCCAAGCAAGGAAATCAGAGCAGAACCGAATAACCATGCGGCGGCAGGAACGGGAACCTCTGCTGGTGCTACAAAAGATTCAGAACCCCCACTAGCAAAATTAATCACATGCAAACCAATCCTTAAATCCGTGCCCATCGCATCGATGGTATCCGCATAGGTTTTACCGTTAATCAAATCAAAAGTAATCGTTACTTGATCAACTCCACCAGCATTAACACCTTTTTTTGGGGCAGGATTATCTGCATCAGCTGCAAAGTCAGCCACGAAGCTCACTGTGGGGTCAAGACCACCGGGAAGGTTAGGCGGGGTCGCACCTTCGCTAAATTCTACCCCAGCGGTACTATTGATGGCGAAAATACCCAAAAGAGTACCGTCATCAAAATAAATTTCTGAAATGGTTGATTGCGCAGCACCCGCATTAGTAAAAGTAAAATCAACTTTCTGAACACCGGCAACTACACCGGCATCGGTAACATCAACCACTAACTGGGTTTCACCGATCGTGCAATCACCCACATTATTTCCGGTGATACAGGTAAAGTTATAGGTTTCAGCAACTGACGCATTAACCCAGCCGAAGACAATCACGGGCAGTAAAGCCCATAGTTTTATTGTGCGCATCTTACCG from Oceanicoccus sp. KOV_DT_Chl includes:
- a CDS encoding DUF3108 domain-containing protein — its product is MKSYLPAAFNILSRKLQLTALLLATSALTNQACAEYELSPYKASYNAKISGINAELQQTLTPANKQQWRMHSEVSALFITIDEEALFSLKNDTVTPHTYQYTNPLNSKRNSNLVFNPSGKNVNNTLISRPPFAIPASAQDKLSFQTQLRLDLSNDPTFKQKDYALVEAKRVKTYTLKVLAEETITTPAGTFKAVKLEQRRDNNEEYSLIWLAVEHEYFVLRIERIEEGETEFLIDLKAAEIAGEKI
- a CDS encoding DUF2066 domain-containing protein — protein: MFSSRHFFSFIPMIVATLCLCLTASIHAEPVAGLYDVAVPVDSQSSKALSKATVAGLKTVFIRVSGHTNTLEQPQIVAAIRRASSFTRQFRYEQRASPLVDGGEQLYAVIEFEQQLVDAELRQAGLPLWSSNRPTVLLWLVMDDSQGRRSVGVDRDAPTVAAITANARRRGLAIKLPTLDLEDMVAVSTDELWQLTNWRAQSAAERYGTDTVLFGRVSRLTSGELLGSWYFRYDQQQVSFDGDADNINDFIGAALDQVAELLGDQYAVAPVRISDNGLLLRMTGVSDFTAYARAIQYLESVAAIRHANVVAVEGDEIIVRIVADGLLSQLQQAFVLDGRLQQSLGSNYQGDYVLDLDYHWPASTVKTVSQ
- a CDS encoding chromate transporter; this encodes MFLPGLLLVAAVLPLWQMIAIKPLALNAVAGVNAAVVGMLAAALYDPVFTAGITSITDCVIAGVAFAGLKLLRLSLLYIVIWCVLASVLALVV
- the chrA gene encoding chromate efflux transporter, which encodes MSETPIKTPIKTEVSTAGSGSVVEVFMAFLKLGLTSFGGPVAHLGYFHKELVEHRGWVSESHFSQLLALCQFLPGPASSQLGFALGLLRAGWLGAIAAFVAFTLPSALLLVFFAWLLPSIPEGNADAAIHGLKLLACAVVADAVWVMAKKLCPDWYRRGLALVATTVLVLIVSVWAQLLVVVAGAVAGMIFCRQTVSSMQPIIQLPYGRRFGLVLLVLFLLCLGLAFVPAEFGLVAIARTFYQAGAMVFGGGHVVLPLLESSVVVSGWVSAENFLAGYGAAQVIPGPMFAFAGYLGASIPTAHASGLGAGWPCCLCFYPAYY
- the purN gene encoding phosphoribosylglycinamide formyltransferase, which translates into the protein MANSSSGTSVKCRLVILISGSGSNLQSFIDAAISGDLNADIAAVVCNRPGAYGLERAANAGIATELIDHTLYDSRDSFDAELVQRIDRFTPDLIILAGFMRILTPSFVQHYHGRLLNIHPSLLPKYPGLHTHQRALDAGDDKAGATVHFVTEQLDGGPAIIQASIDISEQDTADDIAKRVLVQEHQIYPLAAQWFAEGRLTLRDNRALLDNEELSTGGFQYTKP
- a CDS encoding AI-2E family transporter; the encoded protein is MTDSQRWWGFAIAALAIFLIYLLQPILSPFLVGALLAYLGDPLADRLEARGIGRTLAVSIVFVGLTLVVALMLLLTVPLVGKQLDMLATKLPQWLHQFQQTVLPWAQQQFGVGVEPISAAELKAAISGHWGTAGNLLKAFWSKIAGSSVAMLTWMANLVLIPVVTFYLLRDWDVVMARIHDLLPRNTESMVSKLAAECDEIIGAFIRGQLLVMFALAIIYSVGLSMVGLDLALLLGLIAGLASIVPYMGFIVGITAASIACWFQFHEFIALLQVAGVFAVGQMLEGMLLTPLLVGDRIGLHPVAVIFAIMAGGQLAGFTGILLALPVAAVIMVLLRQLHRTYKESDLYTAEEKS
- a CDS encoding MFS transporter, encoding MWIVLFVVLLDIVGFGIIIPIFPFHAANLGAGPGMITLCLALYSGAVFIATPVLGRLSDRYGRKPIMAISLLGAVIGYVILAYAETIFMVAFSRVFSGVMAGNFSAAQAYVTDSTSDQDRAKYMGLLGAVMGLGFVIGPAIGSWLGGDSFTDANFVAPALVAAGLSLAAFFALIFFVKESLPKHVRQQVSTQKRPGLLQSIAAIRHRYLLVVLISCGSLYQLASGFYESIFPLWAEAFAIIEGPNGMLPMLLASGMSYVITSAVLIGPLTKRFSERHLMMVAALTMAATCYGITIAGNYGSALWVTLLMMLLSMSAGIIMICAQALVSRCAAEHERGMVLGVYSAAGMLARTITTALSGVMFGQLHYHSPYFAAAITAMVLCWMAFILVRFQPATGALLEDLPAN
- the purM gene encoding phosphoribosylformylglycinamidine cyclo-ligase, yielding MSDQSSKPSTTSLSYKDAGVDIEAGNALVERIKDVAKRTRRPEVMAGLGGFGALCELPSGYKQPVLVSGTDGVGTKLRLAMDLGIHDTIGIDLVAMCVNDLIVAGAEPLFFLDYYATGKLNVDTAAAVVTGIGAGCELSGCSLVGGETAEMPGMYEGEDYDLAGFCVGVVEKSEIIDGSKVASGDTLIGIASSGPHSNGYSLIRKIIEVSNADLNQDLGGQTLAQALMAPTRIYVKPILQLLKDTAVNALCHITGGGLQENIPRVLPENCKAVIDTQSWQQPAVFKWLQQNGNVDPIEMYRTFNCGVGLIIAVPNATTEQTLAMLKTLGEEAWVIGHIADASADEAQVELQGL
- a CDS encoding phytanoyl-CoA dioxygenase family protein, whose product is MAASTEECGAGRRLNSVANLINNYQRQGFVIVPALFADAEMDAIEPIILRAHQAWIEHHQQHYQQTAVNSAGLSHRNFLSDDERLTLFQFIADDRLVGILADIVAGPLFFANTQLFFNPANAQQKNYWHRDIQYGDFSMAQQQQMLAEQILLHFRLPLRDETGIQLIPGTHRRWDNEQEYRVRMGAAGYSVSDDLPAAETIRLRRGDLLVFSAGMIHRGLYSDDRLAFDICCGGHSPQFSSQGDLDCFPDTAMLEKISNRSLYTNAINAILES